CCAGAAAAACCAAAATGTATCGCGGTAATGGGCATGGGCGCTTTCATGTAATAACACGGCTTCAAGATGCTCGGCATCAAGTGTATCGAGCAAACCTTGACTGACAAAAAGATGCGATCGCCAAAAACCAATTTGGGCAGCAAATAGTATCGGCATATTTAGCAGGCGGACTGATTGGTTAACTGAGTTAACATCCTGAGAATCGACAACAAGAGCTTGCAATTTTTGTAAAGACTGCCAGCCATTCAAGGCAAGTTGTCCGCTGCGAAAAATGCTGTAAATCAAAAATATTAAAGCGATCGCGTAGCTGAGTCGCCCTGCTTGTAAGCCGATCATTTGTCCTTCAGCTCCCATGCAGAGCACAGCGATCGCGGTCACCAGTACTAATAGTGGCGGCAGAACAAAACATACGAGCGCTTTCTGCCAACGCATCTGCCAACCTAGAGGGTAAGCAACATTGCCGCTATTTTGCCAACCGTAGCGCAAGCCCCAAGCAAGGCAAAGCGAACCAAATATCATCACAAAATGTATGGAGAAAAATGGCATGGACTTAACCTTCCTGTGATTGTTCTCGCGATTGACGTATATTTTGGAGACGGACAGCGATCGCTTCAAGCTTGTCCATAC
This sequence is a window from Pseudanabaena sp. BC1403. Protein-coding genes within it:
- a CDS encoding M56 family metallopeptidase, which produces MPVWTSLKRSLSVSKIYVNRENNHRKVKSMPFFSIHFVMIFGSLCLAWGLRYGWQNSGNVAYPLGWQMRWQKALVCFVLPPLLVLVTAIAVLCMGAEGQMIGLQAGRLSYAIALIFLIYSIFRSGQLALNGWQSLQKLQALVVDSQDVNSVNQSVRLLNMPILFAAQIGFWRSHLFVSQGLLDTLDAEHLEAVLLHESAHAHYRDTFWFFWLGCLRQVMPWLPNTQALWEELLLLRELRADRWAAQYADGLIIAESLLAMVSSNMHPTQTFAAAFGATNTSDRLEERVNFLLAEPEPLPQFSWRSLFWIGFSLLPLAVLPLHY